In Nitrospira sp., the following are encoded in one genomic region:
- a CDS encoding tetratricopeptide repeat protein encodes MKPLRLLGLIRRKQAMKCSQVIALAAAALLVYVAPSWATEPTAEHAPTQDHSDTVPLYTDLGSHHKRISTRVAATQQYFDQGLRLVYGFNHAEAIRSFTRAAELDPTCAMCYWGIALAYGPHVNAPMDKASGLAAYAALQRALALKSHATAQERAYIEALAQRYEADPPVDRARLDASYSRAMGQVAKTYPKDLDAATLYAESLMDLRPWNYWRPDGTPYPETKEIVRQLERVLTGNPNHPGACHYYIHAVEAVNPKAAVPCAERLAKLMPGAGHMVHMPSHIFIRVGRWNDAVQANHHAIHSDEEFIDGQRPMGVYPLAYYPHNIHFLAFASTMAGRSAQAIEAANTLTTKVNLDAARQVGMLQEMLPYHSLTLTTFGKWDKVLAEPLPPEDIRFSYGMASYAKGVAHAAKGEWAEAQAALDVVKTIDAATPDGAEGKTSLSVAVHALSGEVATRRGDLDAGIDHFRDAAKIEDAGLYFEPPKWYYPIRHSLGAALLKAGRHAEAEKVYQEDLRRFPENGWSLFGLAQALRAQGKDTEAAAVDARFRRAWPDADVTLTASRF; translated from the coding sequence ATGAAACCATTACGATTGCTCGGGTTGATTAGAAGGAAGCAGGCCATGAAGTGCTCTCAGGTCATCGCACTTGCCGCAGCTGCTCTACTTGTATATGTCGCTCCCAGTTGGGCCACAGAGCCGACGGCGGAGCATGCGCCAACGCAAGACCATTCTGACACGGTTCCTCTCTATACGGACCTCGGCTCTCACCACAAACGCATTTCCACGCGAGTCGCGGCCACACAACAGTACTTCGACCAGGGCCTGCGACTTGTCTACGGATTCAACCATGCGGAAGCGATCCGCTCATTCACACGTGCTGCAGAGCTCGATCCCACCTGCGCCATGTGCTACTGGGGGATTGCACTCGCCTACGGGCCCCACGTCAACGCTCCGATGGACAAGGCGAGCGGACTTGCGGCCTATGCGGCGTTGCAGAGAGCGCTGGCGCTCAAGTCCCACGCCACGGCGCAGGAGCGCGCGTACATCGAGGCGCTCGCGCAACGTTACGAGGCGGACCCACCTGTGGATCGTGCCAGGTTGGACGCGTCGTATTCACGCGCCATGGGACAGGTCGCCAAGACCTACCCCAAGGACCTCGATGCTGCAACACTGTACGCCGAATCGCTGATGGACCTCCGCCCATGGAACTACTGGCGTCCTGACGGTACTCCATACCCCGAGACCAAGGAAATCGTACGCCAGCTGGAGAGGGTCCTCACGGGCAACCCAAATCACCCCGGCGCCTGTCATTACTACATCCACGCAGTCGAAGCAGTGAACCCAAAGGCCGCCGTGCCCTGCGCCGAACGACTTGCTAAGCTCATGCCCGGAGCAGGACACATGGTCCACATGCCCTCGCACATCTTCATCCGTGTCGGGCGGTGGAACGATGCCGTGCAGGCCAACCACCATGCCATCCACTCCGACGAGGAGTTCATCGACGGGCAACGTCCGATGGGCGTCTATCCGCTCGCGTACTACCCCCACAACATCCACTTTCTCGCCTTCGCTTCCACAATGGCGGGCCGTAGTGCCCAGGCGATCGAGGCGGCCAACACACTCACCACCAAGGTGAACCTCGACGCTGCGCGCCAGGTCGGAATGCTGCAGGAAATGCTGCCGTACCACTCACTCACGCTCACAACGTTTGGAAAATGGGACAAGGTACTTGCTGAACCGCTTCCGCCGGAGGACATCCGATTCTCGTACGGCATGGCCTCCTACGCCAAAGGCGTAGCGCATGCCGCCAAAGGAGAGTGGGCAGAGGCGCAGGCAGCGCTGGACGTGGTGAAGACGATCGACGCAGCGACGCCCGACGGTGCTGAAGGCAAGACGTCGCTCTCGGTCGCTGTACATGCGCTGTCCGGCGAGGTCGCAACTCGCCGTGGTGACCTCGACGCAGGCATCGATCACTTCCGGGATGCGGCCAAGATCGAGGACGCGGGACTCTACTTCGAACCGCCCAAGTGGTACTACCCAATCAGGCACTCGCTCGGTGCCGCTCTGTTGAAAGCGGGACGCCATGCCGAGGCCGAGAAGGTGTATCAGGAGGACCTTCGTCGCTTCCCCGAGAACGGCTGGTCCTTGTTTGGACTGGCGCAAGCACTCCGGGCACAGGGGAAGGACACCGAGGCGGCTGCAGTGGACGCTCGCTTCCGCCGAGCGTGGCCAGACGCCGATGTAACGCTCACTGCATCGAGGTTCTAG
- a CDS encoding YajD family HNH nuclease, translated as MVRSNHEQPYRSRALKILPWICAHCGREFDGKKLSQLTVHHKDHNHHNNPPDGSNWELLCLYCHDNEHQRDQVSGGPHESPSSREPDRPFTPFANLLKRNNAS; from the coding sequence ATGGTACGGAGCAACCACGAGCAGCCCTACCGATCGCGTGCGCTGAAAATACTCCCTTGGATCTGCGCCCACTGCGGACGAGAATTTGACGGCAAAAAGCTGAGCCAACTCACGGTCCACCACAAGGACCACAACCATCACAACAACCCGCCGGACGGCAGCAACTGGGAATTACTCTGCCTCTACTGTCATGACAATGAGCATCAGCGCGATCAGGTAAGTGGCGGGCCACATGAGTCTCCCTCGAGTCGAGAGCCGGACAGACCCTTCACACCCTTCGCCAACCTGCTCAAACGCAACAACGCATCGTGA
- a CDS encoding methyltransferase domain-containing protein — translation MTNTAMGEMDDVKTRLKSIWTAGDYDRFSRYMEGGAREFYDRLNIAPGSRLLDVACGSGQLALLAAKDGIEVSGVDIASNLVERARARAQGEGLKARFEEADAEALPFDDASFDVVTSLIGAMFAPRPELVARELLRVCVPGGTIAMANWTPQGFVGQMFKAVSKFIAPSGMPSPVLWGDEATVRERLGHGLSDLNLTRRQYLFTYPFPPSEVVEVFRLYYGPTNRAFASLDTDGQAQLRRDLESLWTTHNRAGADCTTVYGEYLEVIGVRA, via the coding sequence ATGACAAATACAGCGATGGGTGAAATGGATGATGTAAAAACGCGGCTCAAATCGATCTGGACAGCGGGAGACTACGATCGATTCTCACGATACATGGAAGGCGGCGCACGAGAGTTCTACGACCGGCTCAACATCGCGCCGGGATCACGGTTGCTGGACGTCGCCTGCGGGTCCGGGCAATTGGCGCTGCTGGCGGCGAAAGACGGTATTGAAGTGTCCGGCGTCGATATCGCAAGCAACTTAGTAGAGCGGGCGCGGGCTCGCGCGCAAGGGGAGGGGCTGAAGGCTCGCTTTGAGGAGGCCGATGCAGAGGCGCTTCCGTTCGATGACGCGAGCTTCGATGTCGTGACCAGTCTGATCGGGGCGATGTTCGCCCCGCGACCCGAACTGGTCGCCAGGGAATTGCTGCGAGTGTGCGTGCCGGGAGGCACCATTGCCATGGCCAATTGGACCCCACAGGGATTCGTCGGGCAGATGTTCAAGGCCGTCTCGAAATTCATCGCGCCGTCCGGGATGCCGTCCCCGGTACTGTGGGGCGACGAAGCCACAGTCCGTGAGAGGCTTGGCCACGGACTCTCGGACCTCAACCTCACGAGGCGGCAGTACCTCTTCACCTATCCCTTTCCACCGTCGGAGGTCGTCGAGGTCTTTCGCCTCTATTATGGTCCAACGAATAGGGCGTTCGCCTCGCTCGATACCGACGGCCAAGCTCAATTGCGCCGGGACCTCGAATCGCTCTGGACTACCCACAACCGAGCCGGGGCCGATTGCACCACGGTGTACGGAGAATATCTTGAGGTCATCGGTGTTCGAGCGTGA